A single window of Pristis pectinata isolate sPriPec2 chromosome 8, sPriPec2.1.pri, whole genome shotgun sequence DNA harbors:
- the phf6 gene encoding PHD finger protein 6 produces the protein MMAADSKGKRRGSRQPKCAFCKLNKEEHCGQLLVAQSQKMAAHHRCMLFSSALVTTHSENETLGGFLLEDIKKEIKRGNKLSCSCCHRPGATIGCDVKTCRRTYHYYCAKLDKAQIKEDPSQGIYLILCQKHKEGAEDSSEDGLPGNLTMCPTGHRRGVRGGQRGKRRVPNSKDESDDAMSTSSQGKDETSCSSYRERSPHCSSPTITGPKCGFCHAGDEENETRGKLHTSNAKKVAAHYKCMLFSSGTVQLTTSSRKDFGDFDIKTVIQEIKRGKRMKCTLCSQIGATIGCEIKACIKTYHYHCAVEDRAKFIENLDRGIYRY, from the exons ATGATGGCGGCTGAttcaaagggaaagagaaggggttcaAGACAGCCAAAATGTGCTTTCTGTAAACTGAATAAGGAGGAACATTGTGGCCAGTTATTAGTTGCCCAAAGCCAGAAGATGGCAGCACATCACAGGTGTATG TTATTTTCATCTGCACTAGTGACTACACATTCTGAGAATGAGACTCTTGGAGGATTCTTGCTTGAGGATATTaagaaggaaataaaaagaggaaataaaCTG AGCTGCTCTTGCTGTCACCGCCCAGGGGCAACAATTGGATGTGACGTAAAAACTTGTCGTAGAACTTACCATTACTATTGTGCAAAGCTTGACAAAGCTCAAATAAAGGAAGATCCATCTCAGGGGATATATTT GATTCTCTGCCAAAAGCataaagaaggtgcagaggattCCAGCGAGG ATGGTCTCCCAGGAAACCTGACAATGTGTCCTACAGGTCATCGAAGAGGTGTTCGGGGAGGACAGAGAGGAAAAAGAAGAGTTCCTAACTCAAAAGATGAGTCAGATGATGCCATGTCTACATCCTCCCAAGGAAAAGATGAAACTAGTTGCAGTTCCTAT AGGGAACGATCTCCTCACTGCAGCAGTCCCACAATTACAGGGCCAAAGTGTGGATTCTGCCATGCTGGAGATGAAGAAAACGagaccagaggaaagctgcacaCCTCAAATGCTAAAAAGGTTGCAGCACATTACAAATGCATG CTATTTTCTTCTGGCACTGTTCAACTCACAACTTCATCTAGAAAAGATTTTGGTGACTTTGATATTAAAACAGTCATTCAAGAAATCAAAAGGGGCAAAAGAATG AAATGTACGTTATGCAGTCAAATTGGTGCAACTATTGGCTGTGAAATTAAAGCTTGCATCAAGACTTACCATTACCACTGTGCAGTTGAAGATCGAGCCAAATTCATAGAGAATCTTGACAGAGGGATCTACAGGTACTGA